A single window of Terriglobia bacterium DNA harbors:
- a CDS encoding helix-turn-helix domain-containing protein: protein MSRHPLQIHVSPHDQKELHQVLNGGLQSVRVVYRALALLHLSEGSTAPQVAQFIKKLTPKAVRVIAHRYQRGGLERALYEKPRPGAAPLLDASAKQRIIAMVCSSPPGGRARWTVRLIAAEAVKRKLVPRAGRETIRILLESHDLKPWREKNVVRGRAQ, encoded by the coding sequence ATGTCACGACATCCTTTACAAATTCATGTCTCGCCCCACGACCAAAAGGAACTGCACCAGGTGCTGAACGGTGGCCTGCAGTCAGTTCGAGTGGTCTATCGCGCCTTGGCGCTGCTGCACTTGTCGGAGGGATCGACGGCTCCGCAAGTGGCCCAGTTCATCAAGAAGCTGACTCCCAAGGCCGTCCGAGTGATCGCTCATCGCTACCAGCGCGGGGGATTGGAGCGAGCTCTGTACGAAAAGCCGCGCCCGGGAGCGGCACCGCTGCTGGATGCCTCGGCCAAGCAACGGATCATTGCGATGGTCTGTAGCTCTCCCCCCGGCGGTCGGGCGCGCTGGACCGTCCGCCTGATCGCGGCCGAAGCGGTGAAACGCAAACTCGTTCCTCGAGCCGGTCGGGAGACCATCCGTATTCTACTCGAAAGCCACGACTTAAAGCCGTGGCGGGAAAAAAATGTGGTGCGTGGCCGAGCTCAATAA
- a CDS encoding FG-GAP-like repeat-containing protein → MTAAHYGVGVLPMGVAADDFNGDGKKDLVVVNSGSNTVSVLLNNCASSCGALTLSPATLPSATQEVAYSQALTATGGTGSYTFAVVAGALPQGLVLSTSGILSGTPVVSGINFIFTIAVTDSNGCQASRAYQMDVAGVPFATSNAVANVTANSATLSGTVNPNRLDTTGYFQYGTTASYGSATPARSISGLGNSLYISAELSSLTPNTIYHYRIVASNSSGTTYGRDGTFTTLAGGCSMPAFVLNPSVTVESTNHNNSGSTIYAVAVGDLNGDGKADLAMAGIAGLAVSMGNGDGTFGPVTKYDAGTEPQSVSIGDLNGDGKLDVVVPTRYDVRVFLGNGDGTFQPGVSYSVRNGTWYADLGDFNGDGKLDVAVGNRGLGPSSSAIVSILLGNGNGTFQTAVTYPITGDGPFAVIARDFNRDGKLDLATVNGGSNNVSILLGNGDGTLRSDVTYAVGYYPLALDAGDFDGDGKIDLAVVNSSDDTISILRGNGDGTFRAKVDYPVGRGPAGIAALDFNGDGRVDLAVLNSVLRTVSLLSGNGDGTFQSPIDYGITFTIPQSIVAGDLNGDGKPDLAVAYSGAAILLNVRSESCPVATKNLTVSSTNPGYGVTVTVTPNDSSGRGTGSTQFTRTYNSNTQVTLTAPPAASGNTFQKWQRNGADYLTSASITFGMDADYTATAIYGSTGNDPGATSSLMLVGGTLAGQTISSSSRTVTVAAGATLTGQLAVQLNSAWPANTAMAMGVTPNWGTHSTSFADLGGFTTPVSGLNRNIPVNLTAPSIPGTYYITAAFGGEASAAYLMSCTSGANSGGPVWNNGDDVADWPAPTIATANANGTVRVNYLTAGGISQYYVPATAIIVVAQARDNTSVSIPIQNGGSGTASTVGTSSAVKAGYATVEANSGPSPYGIAVFSLEQDNVVTTEAGVPASPPTRRARIFIDYRTGVAAKTDHQEVGTISTNTGFAVVNPGTSPATITFTLRDRNGGTVAAGQGSLGKGVHRALFINELKQWAAEFNLPSDFPTTTQFGSLDFESDQPLSIVALRLTTNQRGETLLTTTPVADLTQAPNFSPIYFPQFADGGGYRSSFFLLNTSGSVQTGVVRIFNNIGTELNTRPVDGSDAKSQFNYQIGPNGVYTLLTDGTPAGVNVGSVQVIPDSGSSTPVGAGVFSYSQNGSGPSGTSSLVSESGIPSALASTHARIFIDRSTGHNTGLAIAAINASPVRLYLTAFQLDGTTALGNGNAGLDLVGNGHDAKFISEFIPSFLDGFTGVLDLSSSSPFVALTLRSLTNARGDFLMTTFPIADYGQSAPSPVIFPQIVDGGGYRTQFILLGTGGSVNTTLSYFGDDGSPLGVGKSGR, encoded by the coding sequence TTGACCGCTGCTCACTATGGCGTGGGCGTCCTTCCCATGGGGGTTGCGGCTGACGATTTCAATGGCGATGGGAAGAAGGACCTCGTCGTAGTGAATTCCGGGTCGAACACGGTCTCGGTCCTGCTCAACAACTGCGCGTCGTCTTGCGGCGCCCTCACCCTCTCGCCCGCTACACTCCCCAGTGCTACCCAGGAGGTTGCGTACAGCCAAGCCCTCACTGCCACCGGCGGAACCGGGTCTTATACCTTTGCTGTCGTCGCAGGGGCATTGCCGCAGGGCCTGGTTCTATCCACTTCAGGAATTTTATCGGGGACACCGGTCGTAAGTGGGATAAATTTCATATTCACGATTGCCGTCACCGATTCGAACGGCTGCCAGGCCAGCCGGGCTTATCAGATGGATGTTGCGGGCGTCCCCTTTGCCACCAGCAATGCGGTCGCAAATGTGACCGCCAATTCCGCGACCCTTAGCGGAACCGTCAATCCAAACCGTCTGGACACCACAGGCTACTTCCAGTACGGAACGACGGCGTCTTACGGGAGTGCAACGCCCGCTCGATCGATTAGCGGCCTCGGTAACTCATTATATATTTCAGCTGAGTTGAGTTCGCTCACGCCCAATACAATCTATCATTATCGGATCGTTGCCTCGAACAGCTCCGGAACAACTTATGGTCGGGACGGAACCTTTACCACCTTGGCAGGCGGTTGCAGCATGCCTGCCTTTGTCTTGAACCCCAGTGTCACTGTAGAGTCGACGAATCACAACAACTCGGGTTCGACCATCTATGCTGTGGCGGTAGGAGACCTCAATGGCGATGGGAAGGCGGACCTGGCCATGGCCGGGATTGCCGGTTTGGCGGTTTCAATGGGGAACGGGGACGGCACCTTCGGGCCAGTCACGAAATATGACGCCGGGACAGAGCCGCAATCCGTTTCCATCGGAGACCTCAACGGGGATGGGAAGCTCGACGTGGTCGTACCCACCAGGTATGACGTCAGGGTCTTTTTGGGCAATGGGGACGGCACCTTCCAGCCCGGCGTGAGCTACAGTGTGCGCAATGGGACTTGGTATGCTGACTTGGGAGATTTTAATGGCGATGGGAAGTTGGATGTGGCCGTGGGAAACAGAGGGCTGGGACCGAGCTCCTCCGCTATCGTGTCGATTTTGCTTGGAAATGGGAATGGGACGTTTCAAACGGCGGTGACTTATCCCATCACAGGGGACGGTCCTTTCGCCGTGATTGCGCGGGATTTCAATCGGGATGGGAAATTGGATCTGGCCACCGTCAATGGGGGTTCCAATAATGTTTCGATTCTTCTGGGGAACGGGGATGGGACACTCCGAAGCGATGTAACTTACGCTGTGGGATATTACCCCCTGGCGTTGGACGCGGGTGATTTTGATGGCGATGGAAAGATTGATTTGGCGGTCGTCAACTCAAGCGACGACACCATTTCAATCCTGCGGGGCAACGGGGACGGAACTTTTCGAGCCAAAGTGGACTACCCCGTGGGACGAGGCCCGGCTGGCATTGCCGCACTCGACTTTAACGGAGATGGCCGGGTGGACCTCGCTGTGCTGAACTCAGTTCTTAGAACGGTATCACTGCTGAGCGGCAATGGCGACGGAACGTTTCAATCTCCAATAGACTACGGGATAACGTTCACGATCCCGCAATCCATCGTCGCCGGTGATCTTAATGGAGACGGAAAACCCGACCTTGCGGTGGCCTATAGTGGTGCCGCCATTCTGCTCAATGTGAGATCGGAATCTTGTCCCGTTGCGACAAAGAATCTGACCGTGTCTTCCACCAACCCGGGTTACGGGGTCACGGTCACGGTGACTCCCAATGACAGCAGCGGTCGGGGGACCGGAAGCACTCAGTTCACGCGCACATACAATTCCAACACCCAAGTGACGTTGACCGCCCCGCCAGCAGCCAGTGGAAACACCTTCCAGAAATGGCAGCGCAATGGGGCGGACTATTTAACCAGTGCCAGCATCACCTTTGGGATGGATGCCGACTACACTGCCACAGCAATTTACGGCTCCACCGGAAATGATCCGGGAGCCACTTCGTCGCTGATGCTCGTGGGAGGAACCCTCGCAGGACAAACCATCTCCTCCTCGAGCCGGACCGTGACGGTGGCGGCAGGGGCAACCTTGACGGGTCAACTCGCGGTCCAACTCAATTCAGCATGGCCGGCCAATACGGCGATGGCGATGGGAGTGACCCCGAACTGGGGGACGCATTCCACAAGCTTCGCGGACCTGGGGGGATTTACAACACCTGTCTCAGGGCTAAACCGGAACATTCCTGTGAATCTGACCGCCCCCTCCATCCCGGGAACCTATTACATCACCGCCGCGTTCGGAGGCGAAGCCTCTGCCGCTTACCTGATGTCGTGCACCAGCGGGGCGAATTCCGGTGGTCCCGTTTGGAACAATGGCGACGATGTCGCCGACTGGCCCGCCCCAACGATTGCAACCGCGAATGCCAATGGAACCGTCCGAGTGAACTATCTCACGGCGGGAGGCATTTCGCAGTATTATGTCCCGGCGACCGCCATCATTGTTGTAGCCCAGGCACGAGACAACACAAGCGTTTCTATCCCTATTCAGAATGGGGGATCCGGCACTGCATCCACGGTGGGCACCTCAAGCGCCGTGAAGGCTGGATATGCGACCGTAGAGGCGAATTCCGGTCCATCACCCTACGGGATTGCCGTGTTCAGTCTTGAGCAAGACAATGTGGTGACGACGGAAGCGGGCGTTCCGGCCTCACCCCCCACAAGGCGGGCACGCATCTTTATTGATTACCGGACGGGAGTCGCTGCGAAAACGGACCATCAGGAAGTCGGGACGATCAGCACGAACACGGGATTCGCAGTGGTGAACCCCGGAACCTCGCCGGCGACGATCACCTTTACGCTGCGTGATCGAAACGGCGGAACGGTGGCGGCCGGTCAGGGTTCGCTTGGCAAGGGGGTACACCGGGCCCTGTTCATCAATGAACTGAAGCAGTGGGCTGCCGAGTTCAATCTTCCATCGGATTTTCCAACCACGACCCAGTTCGGATCCCTGGATTTCGAGAGCGACCAACCCTTGTCGATCGTCGCCCTGCGATTGACCACGAACCAGCGCGGGGAAACCCTGCTCACCACCACGCCGGTAGCGGACCTGACCCAGGCCCCGAACTTTTCACCGATCTATTTTCCGCAGTTTGCGGATGGCGGAGGGTACCGGTCGTCCTTCTTCCTGCTGAACACCTCGGGATCGGTGCAAACCGGCGTTGTTAGAATCTTCAACAACATCGGGACCGAGTTGAACACACGGCCGGTCGACGGCTCAGACGCCAAGTCGCAGTTCAATTACCAAATCGGACCGAATGGGGTCTACACCCTGTTGACCGATGGGACTCCGGCGGGGGTGAATGTCGGCTCGGTGCAGGTGATTCCGGATTCCGGATCGTCGACACCGGTCGGCGCCGGCGTCTTCAGTTACTCTCAGAACGGAAGCGGTCCTTCTGGCACGAGTTCGCTCGTGAGCGAATCGGGCATCCCTTCGGCACTGGCCTCGACCCACGCCCGGATCTTCATTGATCGCTCCACAGGCCACAACACGGGCCTGGCCATCGCGGCCATTAACGCCTCGCCGGTGCGCTTGTATTTGACGGCCTTCCAGTTGGATGGGACGACGGCGCTGGGCAATGGGAATGCCGGACTGGACTTGGTGGGGAACGGGCACGATGCCAAGTTCATCAGTGAATTCATTCCTTCTTTTCTGGACGGCTTCACCGGGGTGCTGGATCTGTCGTCGTCCTCACCGTTTGTGGCGCTCACGTTGCGCTCGCTCACCAATGCCCGCGGCGATTTCCTCATGACGACATTTCCCATAGCGGATTACGGTCAGTCGGCTCCCTCACCCGTCATCTTCCCTCAAATTGTTGACGGAGGTGGATACAGGACCCAGTTTATTTTGTTGGGAACGGGAGGGTCAGTCAACACCACCCTGAGTTACTTCGGTGACGACGGATCGCCCCTGGGGGTGGGGAAGTCAGGAAGATAG
- a CDS encoding ABC transporter permease, whose protein sequence is MGALLQDLRFGLRVLGKRPGIALVAVLSLALGIGANSAVFSIIDGFYLRPLPVKDPGELVTISSRDAQGEEHLCSYPNFLDLRNQNTVFTDILAYGDRGAFIKTDVADGLVSVSVVSENYFSVLGVKPALGRTFSTDLKSSQEGEPGVVISQAAWQKYFNGSPTAIGQSISVDGKSLPLLGVAPRGFRGLDRTGTTALWITPRTWSVMLSGAHQEFESRSSRWFSLSARTKPGVARTEISAQLKVLSQGLDSAYPEANKGREFTSQTEEERFWKVMPFSLFILAMVGLVLLIACANVANLLLAQQEGRHREIAVRLAVGASRGRLLRQWLTEGVLLAILGGGVGLLLLQWFMEVAPAVLPPSYLASGPDIRIDARVVLFTTFASLFSILLSGLIPGWQATRCEVAPVLKGDTLPSTGRSRFFSLKNGLTIAEIALSVVLLIGAGLLVKSLLLTLQIKPGFDPNKNVLIVDVGLAEFFGYSSAQSAALRERILERVRAVPGVRQASIARRSLLNPSEAGEMERVEIPGYVSPDPEKGVRVRYNIVGLNFFSTLGTRVLHGRDFGPQDSPTNTRSLVVNEAMARRFWPNSEALGQWLRIQGKEHQIVGIVEDGRYLMIHEATQPYLFFPLAQRYSEEASLFIEMSGDPRSISKSVLREARNAAGKVPIVEARTLHDHMRLALFDDWSSTMLLAGLGVLGLFLAATGLFSVVSFLVSRRMREMGIRVALGARPREIQSLVLGDSLRMSLIGVAIGLGVALGVMRLMSSWLFGVKAHDLSVYLASSVVAIAITLAASWYPAQKASRVDPMQVLRHQ, encoded by the coding sequence ATGGGGGCTTTGCTGCAAGATCTTCGTTTTGGACTTCGTGTTCTCGGCAAGCGACCGGGTATAGCCCTGGTTGCTGTTCTTTCGTTGGCCCTCGGGATCGGCGCCAATTCCGCCGTCTTCAGCATCATCGACGGATTCTACTTGCGGCCGCTGCCTGTGAAAGACCCCGGCGAACTTGTCACGATCTCCTCCCGCGACGCCCAGGGGGAAGAACACCTGTGTTCTTATCCGAATTTTCTCGATCTTCGCAATCAGAACACGGTATTTACTGACATCCTCGCCTATGGAGATCGCGGTGCTTTCATCAAGACCGACGTGGCCGATGGGCTTGTTTCAGTAAGTGTCGTTTCGGAAAACTACTTCTCGGTTCTCGGGGTCAAGCCGGCACTCGGCCGGACCTTTTCAACCGACTTGAAATCGAGCCAAGAAGGTGAACCGGGTGTGGTCATCAGCCAAGCGGCCTGGCAGAAGTACTTCAACGGGAGCCCCACGGCCATCGGCCAATCCATTTCCGTGGACGGGAAAAGTCTACCCTTGTTGGGTGTGGCGCCCCGGGGGTTTCGCGGATTGGACCGCACTGGGACGACCGCCCTCTGGATCACGCCCCGCACCTGGAGCGTGATGCTGTCCGGCGCCCACCAGGAATTTGAATCGCGCAGCTCTCGCTGGTTCAGTCTCAGTGCCCGCACCAAACCGGGAGTCGCGAGAACGGAGATATCAGCGCAGTTGAAGGTGCTGAGCCAAGGACTGGACTCGGCTTATCCGGAGGCCAACAAGGGCCGCGAATTCACCAGCCAGACGGAGGAAGAGCGGTTCTGGAAAGTGATGCCGTTCAGCCTCTTCATTCTGGCGATGGTTGGGCTCGTACTGCTCATTGCCTGCGCCAATGTGGCCAATTTATTGCTGGCACAACAGGAAGGGCGCCACCGGGAGATCGCGGTCCGACTCGCCGTGGGAGCTTCCCGGGGAAGGCTTCTTCGACAATGGCTGACCGAAGGGGTTCTTCTGGCAATCCTGGGAGGCGGCGTCGGCCTGCTGTTGCTGCAATGGTTCATGGAGGTTGCGCCGGCGGTCCTTCCGCCTTCCTACCTCGCCTCCGGTCCCGACATTCGGATCGATGCCCGCGTAGTCTTGTTCACCACTTTCGCGTCCCTTTTCAGCATCCTGCTCTCCGGACTCATTCCCGGCTGGCAGGCCACCCGCTGCGAGGTGGCGCCGGTCCTGAAGGGAGACACTCTTCCGTCGACGGGCCGATCCCGATTTTTCTCTCTGAAGAATGGCCTGACCATCGCGGAAATTGCGCTTTCGGTCGTCCTGCTGATCGGAGCCGGACTGCTGGTCAAGAGCCTGCTCCTGACGCTTCAAATCAAGCCGGGGTTTGATCCCAACAAGAACGTCCTGATCGTGGATGTGGGCCTGGCGGAATTCTTCGGGTACAGCTCCGCACAATCAGCAGCCCTCCGTGAAAGGATCCTGGAACGAGTTCGCGCCGTGCCGGGCGTCCGGCAGGCGAGCATCGCGCGCCGGTCGCTTTTGAATCCTAGTGAAGCCGGGGAGATGGAAAGAGTGGAGATTCCGGGCTATGTTTCCCCTGATCCGGAAAAAGGGGTCAGGGTTCGGTATAACATTGTGGGCCTGAACTTCTTCTCCACGCTGGGAACGCGAGTTCTCCACGGCCGCGATTTTGGACCTCAGGATTCACCCACCAACACCCGCAGCCTTGTCGTCAATGAGGCGATGGCTAGACGCTTTTGGCCCAACTCTGAAGCGCTGGGCCAATGGCTGCGCATTCAAGGCAAGGAGCACCAGATTGTCGGGATCGTCGAAGATGGCCGGTATCTCATGATCCACGAAGCGACTCAACCGTACCTCTTCTTCCCTCTGGCACAGAGGTATTCGGAAGAGGCTTCGCTCTTCATCGAGATGAGCGGAGATCCCCGATCCATATCCAAGTCGGTCCTTCGCGAAGCCCGCAACGCGGCCGGGAAAGTCCCGATCGTGGAGGCCAGGACACTGCACGATCACATGCGGTTGGCGTTGTTCGACGATTGGTCGTCGACGATGTTGCTGGCGGGGCTGGGAGTTCTGGGCCTTTTTCTGGCAGCCACGGGCCTATTCAGCGTCGTGTCCTTCCTGGTGAGCCGCCGCATGCGTGAGATGGGGATCCGCGTGGCGCTGGGGGCCCGCCCCCGCGAGATCCAATCGCTCGTGCTGGGCGATTCGCTGCGCATGTCACTGATCGGGGTCGCCATCGGTCTCGGAGTGGCCCTTGGAGTGATGCGCCTGATGTCAAGTTGGCTGTTTGGCGTGAAGGCCCATGACCTGAGCGTCTATCTGGCCAGCTCGGTGGTGGCGATCGCCATCACGCTCGCCGCCTCCTGGTATCCGGCCCAGAAGGCCTCTCGAGTCGACCCCATGCAGGTTCTCCGTCATCAATAG